In a genomic window of Bradyrhizobium ontarionense:
- a CDS encoding GIY-YIG nuclease family protein, which produces MWYVYILRSVAFPEQEYVGATADIKQRLRDHNSGRSAHTSKFMPWTLIWYCAFPDKHRALAFEAYLKSHSGRAFSKKRLLGPA; this is translated from the coding sequence ATGTGGTACGTCTACATCCTCCGTAGCGTGGCCTTTCCCGAGCAGGAATACGTTGGCGCCACCGCCGACATCAAACAGCGTCTCAGGGACCACAACAGTGGGCGCTCTGCTCACACGTCCAAATTCATGCCCTGGACGCTGATCTGGTATTGCGCCTTCCCGGACAAGCATCGCGCGCTGGCGTTTGAAGCCTATTTGAAATCTCATTCAGGACGGGCGTTCTCGAAGAAGCGCCTGCTCGGGCCGGCCTGA
- a CDS encoding MarR family winged helix-turn-helix transcriptional regulator, protein MRKKIAADAPLQLGNQLCFAVYSTAHAFNRVYKPLLDRLGLTYPQYLVMLVLWERDGLSVKEIGERLFLDSGTLTPLLKRIEALHLIKRTRSAEDERQVLVTLTAQGAGLRDKARTIVPPAILDATGCSIAELADLHGRLVKLREHLNAAVEG, encoded by the coding sequence ATGCGAAAGAAGATTGCGGCCGACGCGCCGCTCCAGCTCGGCAACCAGCTCTGCTTTGCGGTCTATTCCACCGCCCACGCCTTCAACCGCGTCTACAAGCCGCTGCTGGACCGTTTGGGACTGACCTATCCGCAATACCTCGTGATGCTGGTGCTGTGGGAGCGGGACGGACTGTCGGTGAAGGAGATCGGCGAGCGGCTGTTCCTGGATTCGGGCACGCTGACGCCGCTGCTGAAGCGGATCGAGGCGCTGCATCTGATCAAGCGGACACGGTCGGCCGAGGACGAGCGTCAGGTTCTCGTCACCCTCACCGCTCAGGGCGCTGGCCTGCGCGACAAGGCGCGGACGATCGTGCCGCCGGCGATCCTGGATGCGACGGGATGCTCGATCGCGGAGCTGGCCGACCTGCACGGCAGGCTGGTCAAGCTGCGGGAGCACCTCAATGCGGCGGTGGAAGGGTGA
- a CDS encoding organic hydroperoxide resistance protein, giving the protein MSVNVLYKTSAKATGGRDGEAATLDGSLSVKLSTPKELGGGGGAGNNPEQLFAAGYAACFIGAMKFVASQGGPKVPADASVTSTVGIGPRSEGGFGITVELAVSLPGLAKADAEALVAKAHEVCPYSNATRGNVDVKLTVV; this is encoded by the coding sequence ATGTCCGTGAACGTGCTCTACAAGACCAGCGCCAAGGCCACCGGCGGCCGCGACGGCGAAGCCGCCACCCTCGACGGCTCGCTCAGCGTCAAGCTCTCGACACCGAAGGAGCTCGGCGGTGGTGGCGGCGCAGGCAACAACCCCGAACAGCTGTTCGCTGCCGGCTACGCCGCTTGTTTCATCGGCGCGATGAAGTTCGTGGCCTCGCAGGGCGGCCCCAAGGTCCCGGCCGACGCCTCCGTGACCTCGACGGTCGGCATCGGCCCGCGCTCCGAAGGCGGCTTCGGCATCACGGTCGAACTCGCGGTTTCGCTGCCGGGCCTCGCCAAGGCCGACGCCGAAGCACTGGTGGCGAAGGCGCACGAGGTATGCCCCTATTCCAACGCCACCCGCGGCAATGTCGACGTCAAGCTGACGGTGGTCTGA
- a CDS encoding CaiB/BaiF CoA transferase family protein produces MTPQFAPGAMAGLRVIDLTRVLGGPYCTQILADHGADVIKVEPPAGDEVRDWGPPFHDEDAAYFVGINRNKRSIGLDLASEGGRAVLLKMLETADVLIENFKPGTLEKWGIGSEALRETFPRLVHCRICGFGADGPRGGNPGYDAIIQAMTGMIAATGSPESGPMRIGVPLVDITTGLYAAIGILMALSERQRSGIGQFLEVTLYETGLAIMHPHTANYFMHGKPPSLTGNEHPNLVPYAIFPTKTDDIFIGVGNDGTFRKLAKEIGRPELGTDPRFARNRDRVANREALRVELAAVFNQFEAGPLCDRLLAAGLPAGPVQKIDQALTNAHTIYRGDIIEKDWYKGVASPIRLERTKPSLRSTPPKFSQHARDVLGEFGYSEGEIDDLFAEGIVCAERKR; encoded by the coding sequence ATGACCCCTCAATTTGCTCCCGGCGCCATGGCCGGACTGCGCGTGATCGATCTCACGCGCGTGCTCGGCGGCCCCTACTGCACGCAGATCCTCGCTGATCACGGCGCGGACGTGATCAAGGTCGAGCCGCCGGCCGGCGACGAGGTTCGCGACTGGGGCCCTCCCTTCCACGACGAGGACGCCGCCTACTTCGTCGGGATCAACCGCAACAAGCGCTCGATCGGGCTCGACCTCGCCTCCGAAGGAGGGCGCGCCGTGCTGTTGAAGATGCTCGAGACGGCCGACGTGCTGATCGAAAACTTCAAGCCCGGCACGCTGGAGAAGTGGGGCATCGGCAGCGAGGCGCTGCGCGAGACGTTTCCGCGGCTCGTGCACTGCCGCATCTGCGGCTTCGGCGCCGACGGACCGCGCGGCGGCAACCCCGGCTATGACGCGATCATCCAGGCGATGACCGGCATGATCGCGGCCACCGGCTCGCCCGAAAGCGGCCCGATGCGGATCGGCGTGCCGTTGGTCGACATCACCACGGGACTCTATGCCGCGATCGGCATCCTGATGGCGCTGTCGGAACGGCAGCGCTCAGGGATCGGCCAGTTCCTCGAGGTCACGCTGTACGAGACCGGCCTGGCGATCATGCATCCGCACACCGCGAACTATTTCATGCACGGCAAGCCGCCGTCGCTGACCGGCAATGAGCATCCGAACCTCGTGCCTTACGCGATCTTCCCCACGAAGACGGACGACATCTTCATCGGCGTCGGCAATGACGGCACCTTCCGCAAGCTCGCCAAGGAGATCGGCCGCCCCGAGCTCGGCACCGATCCGCGCTTCGCCCGCAACAGGGACCGCGTCGCCAACCGCGAGGCGCTGCGCGTGGAACTCGCCGCCGTATTCAATCAGTTCGAGGCCGGGCCGCTGTGCGACCGGCTGCTCGCCGCCGGCCTGCCGGCGGGACCCGTGCAGAAGATCGATCAGGCGCTGACCAACGCACATACGATTTACCGCGGCGATATCATCGAGAAGGACTGGTACAAGGGCGTGGCGTCGCCGATCCGGCTCGAACGCACCAAGCCAAGCCTGCGCTCGACGCCGCCGAAGTTCAGCCAGCATGCGCGCGACGTGCTCGGCGAGTTCGGCTACTCCGAGGGCGAGATCGACGACTTGTTTGCAGAGGGCATCGTCTGCGCAGAACGCAAGCGCTGA
- the ugpB gene encoding sn-glycerol-3-phosphate ABC transporter substrate-binding protein UgpB — protein MSVRQFAAAAAVAATFGFAVSPAHAVTEIQWWHAMTGGNNDIVNKLAEDFNASQSDYKVVATFKGSYPDTMNAGIAAFRAGNAPHIIQVFEVGTATMMSAKGAIKPVYELMKDAGEPFDAKAYLPAITGYYSTSKGDMLSFPFNSSSMVMWINKDELKKAGIAEIPKTWPEVFEAAKKLKAAGHDTCGFSNAWATWAHVEQFSAWHNVPIGTKANGLDGFDTVLEFNSPLHVKHLQNLIDLQKDKTYDYSGRGNQSESRFGSGECAIFLTSSGYYATAKSTAKFDFTSAPMPYYPDVQNAPQNSIIGGASLWVMGGKTADEYKGVAKFFSFLSDTNRQAKLHQESGYLPITKAAYEKTKADGFYDKNPTLQTPLKELTNKEPTENSRGLRFGNMVQMRDIWAEEIEAALAGKKSAKDALDAAVARGNAMLRTFEKTAK, from the coding sequence ATGTCAGTACGACAATTCGCTGCCGCCGCTGCTGTTGCAGCCACCTTTGGTTTTGCTGTTTCGCCCGCACACGCTGTGACCGAAATCCAGTGGTGGCACGCCATGACCGGCGGCAACAACGACATCGTCAACAAGCTCGCCGAGGATTTCAACGCTTCTCAGAGCGACTACAAGGTCGTCGCGACGTTCAAGGGCTCCTACCCCGACACGATGAATGCCGGTATTGCCGCGTTCCGCGCCGGCAATGCGCCGCACATCATCCAGGTCTTCGAGGTCGGCACCGCGACGATGATGAGCGCCAAGGGCGCCATCAAGCCGGTCTACGAGCTGATGAAGGACGCCGGCGAGCCGTTCGATGCGAAGGCCTATCTGCCGGCGATCACGGGATACTACTCGACGTCCAAGGGCGACATGCTGTCGTTCCCGTTCAACTCCTCCTCCATGGTGATGTGGATCAACAAGGACGAATTGAAGAAGGCCGGGATCGCCGAGATTCCGAAGACCTGGCCCGAGGTGTTCGAGGCGGCCAAGAAGCTGAAGGCCGCCGGTCACGACACCTGCGGCTTCTCCAACGCCTGGGCGACGTGGGCGCATGTCGAGCAGTTCTCGGCCTGGCACAACGTGCCGATCGGCACCAAGGCCAACGGCCTCGACGGCTTCGACACGGTGCTGGAGTTCAACAGCCCGCTGCACGTCAAGCACCTGCAGAACCTGATCGATCTGCAGAAGGACAAGACCTACGACTATTCCGGCCGCGGCAATCAGAGCGAGAGCCGCTTCGGTTCGGGCGAATGCGCGATCTTTCTGACGTCGTCCGGCTACTATGCGACCGCCAAGAGCACGGCCAAGTTCGACTTCACCTCGGCGCCGATGCCGTACTATCCCGACGTTCAGAACGCGCCGCAGAACTCGATCATCGGTGGCGCATCGCTGTGGGTGATGGGCGGCAAGACGGCCGACGAATACAAGGGCGTCGCCAAGTTCTTCTCGTTCCTGTCGGACACCAACCGCCAGGCCAAGCTGCACCAGGAATCGGGCTATCTGCCGATCACCAAGGCGGCCTATGAGAAGACCAAGGCCGACGGCTTCTACGACAAGAACCCGACCCTGCAGACGCCGCTGAAGGAACTTACCAACAAGGAGCCGACGGAGAACTCCCGCGGCTTGCGCTTCGGCAACATGGTGCAGATGCGCGACATCTGGGCCGAGGAGATCGAGGCGGCCCTGGCCGGCAAGAAGTCCGCCAAGGACGCGCTCGACGCCGCCGTGGCCCGCGGCAACGCCATGTTGCGGACCTTCGAGAAAACGGCCAAGTAA
- the ugpA gene encoding sn-glycerol-3-phosphate ABC transporter permease UgpA has translation MEKSVVFNGRLLPYLLLAPQLTITLIFFYWPASQAIRQSFLREDAFGLNSEFVGLENYQALFAQPEYYTAIGTTAVFSSLVTVLSLGVALLFATQADKNLKGGSVYKTLMIWPYAVAPAIAGVLWFFIFHPTLGTLARPLRLMGFDWNPMLNGTHALILVVMAAVWKQVAYNFLFFLAGLQAIPKSVIEAGAIDGAGPLRRFWTIIFPLLSPTTFFLLVVNIVYVFFETFGIIDAVTSGGPAGSTTTMVYKVFADGRLGGDLGSSAAQSVVLMVIVIALTAIQFRYVERKVQY, from the coding sequence ATGGAAAAATCGGTCGTCTTCAACGGCAGGCTGCTGCCCTATCTGCTTCTGGCGCCGCAGCTCACGATCACGCTGATCTTCTTCTATTGGCCCGCCAGCCAGGCGATCCGGCAGTCGTTCCTGCGGGAGGATGCGTTCGGGCTCAACTCGGAATTCGTCGGACTCGAGAACTATCAGGCTCTGTTCGCCCAGCCGGAATATTACACCGCGATCGGCACGACAGCCGTGTTCTCGTCGTTGGTGACGGTGCTGTCGCTCGGCGTCGCGCTCTTGTTTGCGACCCAGGCCGACAAGAACCTCAAGGGCGGCTCGGTCTACAAGACGCTGATGATCTGGCCCTACGCGGTCGCGCCCGCGATCGCCGGCGTGCTGTGGTTCTTCATCTTTCATCCCACGCTGGGCACGCTGGCGCGGCCGCTGCGCCTCATGGGGTTCGACTGGAATCCGATGCTCAACGGCACCCACGCGCTGATCCTGGTGGTGATGGCCGCGGTCTGGAAGCAGGTCGCCTATAATTTCCTGTTCTTCCTGGCCGGGCTGCAGGCGATCCCGAAGAGCGTCATCGAGGCCGGCGCGATCGACGGCGCCGGACCGTTGCGCCGCTTCTGGACGATCATCTTCCCGCTGCTGTCGCCGACCACCTTCTTCCTGCTCGTCGTCAACATCGTCTACGTGTTCTTCGAGACGTTCGGCATCATCGATGCCGTGACCTCCGGCGGCCCCGCCGGCTCGACCACGACGATGGTCTACAAGGTCTTCGCCGACGGCCGGCTCGGCGGCGACCTTGGCAGCTCGGCCGCGCAATCGGTGGTGCTGATGGTGATCGTGATCGCCTTGACCGCGATCCAGTTCCGCTACGTCGAGCGCAAGGTGCAGTACTGA
- the ugpE gene encoding sn-glycerol-3-phosphate ABC transporter permease UgpE, translating to MVEHRPLRDLVAYAVLSLGVIIFAFPVYVAVIASTYDAATVVSGNLPLTPGSRMLENYYRAVFVGGSRFMNQPVGVLLANSFITAIGIAVGKILISILSAFAIVYFRFPFRRTAFWIIFVTLMLPVEVRIYPTYKIVADLHMLDTYAGLILPLIASATGTLLFRQFFMTVPDELLEASRIDGAGPLRFFWDTLLPLSMTTVAALFVIQFIYGWNQYLWPLLITTKDSMQTIVIGIKKMLSTTDELAEWQLAMATAVLAMLPPVAVVVFMQRLFVKGLVETEK from the coding sequence ATGGTCGAACACCGTCCGCTCCGCGACCTCGTCGCCTATGCCGTGCTGTCGCTCGGCGTCATCATCTTCGCCTTTCCGGTCTATGTCGCCGTCATCGCCTCGACCTATGACGCAGCCACCGTCGTCAGCGGCAATCTGCCGCTCACACCGGGGAGCCGCATGCTGGAAAACTATTACCGCGCGGTGTTCGTCGGCGGCTCGCGCTTCATGAACCAGCCCGTCGGTGTGCTGCTCGCCAACTCGTTCATCACTGCGATCGGGATCGCGGTAGGCAAGATCCTGATCTCGATCCTGTCGGCTTTCGCGATCGTCTACTTCCGCTTTCCATTTCGCCGGACGGCGTTCTGGATCATCTTCGTCACCTTGATGCTGCCGGTCGAGGTGCGCATCTACCCGACCTACAAGATCGTCGCCGATCTGCACATGCTCGACACCTATGCCGGACTGATCCTGCCGTTGATCGCGTCAGCCACCGGCACGCTGCTGTTCCGGCAGTTCTTCATGACGGTGCCGGATGAGCTATTGGAGGCCTCGCGCATCGATGGCGCGGGCCCCTTGCGCTTCTTCTGGGACACGCTGCTGCCGCTCTCCATGACGACGGTCGCGGCGCTGTTCGTCATCCAGTTCATCTACGGCTGGAACCAATATCTCTGGCCGCTGCTCATCACCACCAAGGATTCGATGCAGACGATCGTGATCGGCATCAAGAAGATGCTGAGCACGACCGACGAGCTCGCCGAATGGCAGCTGGCGATGGCGACCGCCGTGCTCGCGATGCTGCCGCCGGTCGCCGTGGTCGTCTTCATGCAGCGCCTGTTCGTGAAGGGCCTCGTGGAGACGGAAAAGTGA
- a CDS encoding sn-glycerol-3-phosphate import ATP-binding protein UgpC — MANVTLRNVRKVYPGGFEAIKGIDIEVGDGQFCVLVGPSGCGKSTLLRMVAGLETVSSGEIDIGGRIVNAIEPADRDIAMVFQNYALYPHMSVYNNMAYGLRNRGLPEREIKTRVEDAARILELGTMLERKPRQLSGGQRQRVAMGRAIVRQPKVFLFDEPLSNLDAKLRIAMRVEIRKLQRRLNTTAIYVTHDQLEAMTLADILVVMNGGKVEQIGNPLEIYQRPATTFVASFIGAPPMNLMPIDAIRAQLHGADAVPAPAGQLGIRPEDFELGETVPAGGIGLDLRVDAIEHVGAETFVYGARQDVGNDDSLSATANDVIVRLPGTAAPAIGSRIRAVAPRTKLHLFSADGRQRLAI, encoded by the coding sequence ATGGCTAACGTCACGCTTCGCAACGTCCGCAAGGTCTATCCCGGCGGCTTCGAGGCCATCAAAGGCATCGACATCGAGGTCGGCGACGGCCAGTTCTGCGTGCTCGTCGGCCCCTCAGGCTGCGGCAAATCCACCCTGCTACGGATGGTCGCAGGGCTGGAGACGGTCTCGTCGGGCGAGATCGACATCGGCGGCCGCATCGTCAATGCGATCGAGCCCGCCGATCGCGACATCGCGATGGTGTTCCAGAACTACGCGCTGTATCCGCATATGAGCGTGTACAACAACATGGCCTACGGCCTGCGCAATCGCGGCCTTCCCGAGCGGGAGATCAAGACGCGCGTCGAGGACGCCGCGCGCATCCTCGAGCTCGGCACCATGCTGGAGCGGAAGCCGCGCCAGCTCTCGGGCGGCCAGCGGCAGCGCGTCGCGATGGGCCGCGCCATCGTGCGCCAGCCGAAAGTGTTCCTGTTCGACGAGCCGTTGTCCAATCTCGACGCCAAGCTGCGCATCGCCATGCGGGTGGAGATCCGCAAGCTGCAGCGCCGGCTCAATACGACGGCAATCTACGTCACCCACGATCAGCTCGAGGCAATGACGCTGGCCGACATCCTTGTCGTGATGAACGGAGGCAAGGTGGAGCAGATCGGCAACCCGCTCGAGATCTATCAAAGGCCGGCGACGACGTTCGTGGCGTCGTTCATCGGCGCTCCGCCGATGAACCTGATGCCGATCGACGCGATTCGCGCCCAGCTTCACGGCGCCGATGCGGTTCCGGCGCCAGCCGGCCAGCTCGGCATCCGTCCTGAGGATTTCGAGCTCGGCGAGACCGTACCGGCCGGCGGCATCGGGCTCGACCTCAGGGTCGACGCGATCGAGCATGTCGGGGCCGAGACGTTCGTCTACGGGGCCCGCCAGGACGTCGGCAACGACGACAGCCTCAGCGCGACAGCCAATGACGTGATCGTGCGGCTGCCGGGCACGGCGGCACCGGCCATCGGCAGCCGGATTCGCGCAGTTGCGCCGCGGACCAAGCTGCATCTGTTCTCGGCCGACGGCCGCCAGCGCCTGGCGATCTAA
- a CDS encoding Hsp20 family protein, which yields MSRVPSLSSPFLLGFDEIERVLDRVVKGADGYPPYNIERFERTNGQPERLRITLAVAGFTRDQLDVTIEENQLVIRGRQQDDKARQYIHRGIAARHFQRTFVLAEGMHVLGADLKNGLLSVDLARPEPERIVKTIAINEHE from the coding sequence ATGTCTCGTGTTCCTTCGCTCTCCAGTCCGTTCCTTCTGGGCTTCGACGAGATCGAGCGCGTGCTCGACCGCGTCGTCAAAGGTGCCGACGGTTATCCGCCCTACAATATCGAGCGGTTCGAGCGCACCAATGGGCAGCCCGAAAGGTTGAGGATCACGCTGGCGGTGGCGGGTTTCACCCGCGACCAACTCGATGTCACCATTGAGGAAAACCAGCTCGTCATCCGCGGCCGGCAGCAGGACGACAAGGCCAGGCAATACATTCATCGCGGCATCGCCGCGCGCCACTTCCAGCGCACCTTCGTGCTGGCGGAGGGAATGCACGTGCTCGGTGCGGATCTGAAGAACGGGTTGTTGTCGGTCGATCTGGCCAGGCCGGAGCCTGAGCGGATCGTTAAGACAATAGCGATCAATGAACACGAATAA
- a CDS encoding DUF1150 family protein, whose translation MTEVDVASDSRVSPEALATLGEGHIAYVKQIRSEDVPGLFPEAPRIAPGLKLFALHAADGTPIMLTDSREAAIANAWSHELQAVSVH comes from the coding sequence ATGACCGAAGTTGATGTTGCGTCTGATTCCCGCGTCTCCCCGGAGGCGCTGGCCACCCTGGGTGAGGGTCACATCGCCTATGTGAAACAGATCCGTTCCGAAGACGTGCCGGGCCTGTTTCCGGAGGCACCGCGTATCGCGCCGGGATTGAAGCTGTTCGCGCTGCATGCCGCCGACGGCACGCCGATCATGCTCACCGACAGCCGCGAAGCGGCGATCGCCAATGCGTGGAGCCACGAACTCCAGGCCGTGAGCGTGCACTGA
- a CDS encoding GNAT family N-acetyltransferase — MISLITPVTASGLRAEPVLAAALLGLNNAHASELSWLTPDAFAHLLGQAWRAWRIGKADALMIALEEAADYDNPNHRWFRARYDRFVYVDRIVVAEAARGHGLARRLYEQLIGEATAAGHERMVCEVNLDPPNPQSDAFHAALGFTALATASIHDGTKTVRYLIKSLR; from the coding sequence GTGATTTCCCTGATTACGCCGGTCACCGCATCCGGGCTGCGAGCAGAACCTGTGCTCGCGGCAGCGCTGCTCGGTCTCAACAACGCACACGCCTCCGAACTGTCGTGGCTCACGCCCGACGCGTTCGCGCATCTGCTCGGTCAGGCGTGGCGGGCCTGGCGGATCGGCAAGGCCGACGCGCTGATGATCGCGCTGGAGGAGGCCGCGGACTACGACAATCCGAACCATCGCTGGTTTCGCGCGCGCTACGATCGCTTCGTCTATGTCGATCGCATCGTGGTGGCGGAGGCCGCGCGCGGCCACGGCTTGGCGCGCCGGCTCTATGAGCAGCTGATTGGAGAAGCGACCGCGGCCGGACACGAGCGCATGGTCTGCGAGGTCAATCTGGACCCGCCGAATCCGCAGTCGGACGCCTTTCACGCCGCGCTCGGTTTCACGGCGCTGGCGACGGCCAGCATCCATGACGGCACCAAGACGGTGCGCTACCTGATCAAGTCGTTGCGGTAG
- the ptsN gene encoding PTS IIA-like nitrogen regulatory protein PtsN — translation MPITDLVAPEAILPALKVISKKQALQELAARAAALTGQNERTIFEVLLQREKLGTTAVGYGVAIPHGKLPKLEKLFGLFARLERPIDFEAMDGQPVDLVFLLLAPEGAGADHLKALARIARLLRDQDVAKKLRASRDAQAIFSVLALPPASAA, via the coding sequence ATGCCGATTACCGATCTGGTCGCACCCGAGGCGATCCTGCCGGCTTTGAAGGTCATCAGTAAGAAGCAGGCGCTGCAGGAGCTGGCTGCCCGGGCCGCTGCCTTGACCGGACAGAACGAGCGCACGATCTTCGAGGTCCTGCTGCAGCGGGAGAAGCTCGGAACGACCGCGGTCGGCTACGGCGTGGCGATCCCGCATGGCAAGCTGCCGAAGCTGGAGAAGCTGTTCGGCCTGTTCGCGCGGCTGGAGCGGCCGATCGATTTCGAAGCCATGGATGGCCAGCCGGTCGATCTCGTGTTCCTGCTGCTCGCGCCTGAAGGGGCCGGTGCCGATCATCTGAAGGCGTTGGCGCGCATCGCGCGGCTCTTGCGTGATCAGGACGTCGCCAAGAAGCTCAGGGCCTCCCGCGATGCCCAGGCGATCTTTTCGGTGCTGGCGCTGCCGCCGGCCTCTGCGGCCTGA
- the hpf gene encoding ribosome hibernation-promoting factor, HPF/YfiA family has translation MTLRISGKSISVSEALRGRVSERTDEVLRKYFDGNYSGHVTLSKDGFGFKTDCALHLDSGITLEAESNAPDAYASADQALLMIEKRLRRYKSRLKDRSGRKSHAANAALAGFDGALLDAPSYVIEAPAEGDEEITGYSPVIIAENTTALKRLSVSEAVLELDLSGAPCMVFQHGSSGRVNIIYRRADGNIGWVDPPAVKP, from the coding sequence ATGACCCTGCGGATTTCCGGAAAGAGCATCAGCGTCAGCGAAGCGCTGCGTGGGCGCGTCAGCGAGCGCACCGACGAGGTGCTGCGCAAGTATTTCGATGGCAACTATTCCGGCCACGTCACGCTCTCCAAGGATGGCTTCGGGTTCAAGACCGATTGCGCACTGCACCTTGATTCGGGAATCACCCTCGAAGCCGAATCGAACGCGCCGGATGCCTATGCGAGCGCCGACCAGGCGCTGCTGATGATCGAGAAGCGCCTGCGCCGCTACAAGAGCCGGCTCAAGGATCGCTCGGGGCGCAAGTCCCATGCGGCCAATGCCGCGCTCGCCGGCTTCGACGGCGCGCTGCTGGATGCGCCGAGCTATGTGATCGAGGCGCCCGCCGAAGGCGACGAGGAGATCACCGGCTACAGCCCCGTGATCATCGCCGAGAACACCACCGCGCTGAAGCGACTCTCGGTGTCCGAAGCGGTGCTGGAACTGGATCTTTCCGGGGCTCCCTGCATGGTTTTCCAGCACGGCTCCAGCGGCCGGGTCAACATCATCTACCGCCGTGCCGACGGCAACATCGGCTGGGTCGATCCGCCCGCAGTGAAGCCGTAA
- the rpoN gene encoding RNA polymerase factor sigma-54: MALTQRLEFRQSQSLVMTPQLMQAIKLLQLSNLDLSTFVEEELERNPLLERAADGPEQPVAGEQQMSERAEYPDSEPSGDDFGDSGGGGSTGENYEPAQEDWMSRDLGSRTEIEQTLDTGLDNVFSEEPAEAAARTAQDAAPTTYTEWGGGASGDEDYNLEAFVAAETTLSDHLAEQAAVAFTAPADRMIGQYLIDLVDDAGYLPADLGQAAERLGAEQADVEAVLGVLQTFDPPGICARNLSECLANQLRELDRYDPAMQALIEHLDLLAKRDFGGLRKLCGVDDEDLIDMIGEIRRLDPKPGLKFGTTRTQTMVPDVYVRPGPDGGWLVELNSDTLPRVLVNQVYYSELSKTIRKDGDKSYFTDCLQNATWLVRALDQRARTILKVATEIVRQQDGFFTHGVAHLRPLNLKAVADAIQMHESTVSRVTANKYMATNRGTFELKYFFTASIASADGGEAHSAEAVRHHIKQLIDAEEPSAILSDDTIVEKLRAAGIDIARRTVAKYREAMRIPSSVQRRRDKQSMLAHAMSAPTSIDRTRDTASV, encoded by the coding sequence ATGGCGTTGACGCAGAGATTAGAATTCCGCCAGTCGCAGTCGCTGGTGATGACGCCGCAGCTGATGCAGGCGATCAAGTTGCTGCAGCTGTCCAATCTCGACCTCTCCACGTTCGTCGAAGAGGAGCTCGAGCGCAACCCGCTGCTGGAGCGCGCCGCCGACGGTCCGGAGCAGCCGGTGGCCGGCGAGCAGCAGATGTCGGAACGCGCCGAATATCCCGACAGCGAGCCCTCGGGCGACGATTTCGGCGACAGCGGCGGCGGCGGCAGCACGGGCGAGAACTACGAGCCGGCCCAGGAAGACTGGATGAGCCGCGATCTCGGTAGTCGTACGGAGATCGAACAGACGCTCGACACCGGGCTCGACAACGTGTTCTCCGAGGAGCCCGCCGAAGCCGCTGCGCGCACGGCGCAGGACGCCGCGCCGACCACCTACACCGAATGGGGCGGCGGCGCCTCGGGCGACGAGGACTACAATCTCGAAGCCTTCGTCGCGGCCGAGACGACGCTGTCGGACCACCTCGCCGAGCAGGCGGCGGTGGCCTTCACGGCGCCGGCCGACCGCATGATCGGCCAGTACCTGATCGATCTCGTCGACGATGCCGGCTATCTGCCGGCCGATCTCGGCCAGGCCGCCGAACGGCTCGGGGCCGAGCAGGCCGATGTCGAGGCGGTGCTGGGCGTGCTGCAGACCTTCGATCCGCCCGGTATCTGCGCGCGCAACTTAAGCGAATGCCTCGCGAACCAGCTGCGCGAGCTCGACCGCTACGATCCGGCGATGCAGGCGCTGATCGAGCATCTCGATCTCCTTGCCAAGCGCGATTTCGGTGGCCTGCGCAAGCTGTGCGGCGTCGACGACGAGGATCTCATCGACATGATCGGCGAGATCCGAAGGCTCGATCCGAAGCCGGGGCTGAAGTTCGGCACCACGCGCACGCAGACCATGGTGCCGGATGTGTATGTGCGCCCCGGTCCAGACGGCGGCTGGCTGGTCGAGCTCAACAGCGACACGCTGCCGCGCGTCCTGGTGAACCAGGTCTATTATTCCGAGCTGTCGAAGACGATCCGCAAGGACGGCGACAAGTCCTACTTCACCGACTGCCTGCAGAACGCGACGTGGCTCGTGCGTGCGCTCGACCAGCGCGCGCGCACCATCCTCAAGGTCGCGACCGAGATCGTGCGCCAGCAGGACGGCTTCTTCACCCACGGTGTCGCGCATCTGCGGCCGCTGAACCTGAAGGCCGTTGCGGATGCGATCCAGATGCACGAATCGACGGTGTCGCGCGTGACCGCCAACAAATACATGGCGACCAATCGCGGCACTTTCGAGTTGAAATATTTCTTCACGGCCTCGATCGCATCGGCCGATGGCGGCGAGGCGCATTCGGCGGAGGCGGTGCGTCACCACATCAAGCAGCTGATCGATGCGGAAGAACCCTCCGCAATTCTATCGGACGACACGATCGTCGAGAAGCTGCGCGCCGCCGGTATCGACATTGCCCGCCGTACGGTCGCGAAATACCGGGAAGCGATGCGCATCCCGTCCTCGGTGCAACGCCGCCGCGACAAGCAGAGCATGCTGGCGCACGCCATGTCGGCGCCCACCAGCATCGACCGCACCCGGGATACCGCGTCAGTTTGA